A region of Candidatus Zixiibacteriota bacterium DNA encodes the following proteins:
- a CDS encoding cytochrome c3 family protein, with product MIQIFPRWTNKLPPLIAGGLLLVSVTVIAGFWYFGSPQYSDVGYRPRQPIPYSHKLHAGDLGIDCRYCHSNVEISPVANVPPTQTCMNCHKIILTQSEKLLPVRESWSKQEPIQWIRVHKLPDFVYFNHSAHLNAGVGCADCHGNIAQMEVVTQKQPLSMSWCLDCHRNPDMHLRPREQLTNMNWVPPADQKEFAERVRKEKQIAPPTDCSGCHR from the coding sequence ATGATACAGATATTTCCCCGATGGACCAATAAACTTCCCCCATTAATTGCGGGGGGGCTTCTGCTTGTGTCGGTGACGGTAATAGCCGGATTCTGGTATTTTGGTTCGCCCCAGTATTCCGATGTCGGTTATCGGCCCAGACAACCGATACCTTATAGCCATAAACTTCATGCCGGGGATCTGGGAATTGATTGCCGCTATTGTCACTCCAACGTGGAAATTTCGCCGGTTGCCAATGTTCCTCCGACTCAGACCTGCATGAATTGCCATAAAATCATTTTGACTCAAAGTGAGAAGCTGTTGCCGGTTCGTGAAAGCTGGAGCAAACAAGAGCCGATTCAATGGATCAGAGTCCACAAACTTCCCGATTTTGTCTATTTCAACCACAGCGCTCATCTCAATGCAGGAGTCGGGTGCGCCGATTGCCATGGAAATATCGCCCAGATGGAAGTGGTCACCCAAAAGCAGCCCCTGAGCATGTCGTGGTGCCTTGATTGTCACCGCAATCCGGATATGCACCTTCGTCCTCGGGAGCAGCTGACCAACATGAATTGGGTTCCCCCCGCCGACCAGAAGGAATTTGCCGAACGGGTCAGGAAAGAGAAGCAGATTGCACCGCCCACCGATTGTTCGGGGTGTCACCGATGA
- the nrfD gene encoding polysulfide reductase NrfD gives MKNAAENLPRSYVDEPPLISGNQTFGTVTDKISRIVEHKVSKYWYLAIAISGSLTLVLLGSIGYLVWEGIGIWGVNIPVGWGWAIVNFVFWVGIGHAGTLISAILFLLRQRWRTSINRFAEAMTLFAILCALIFPGIHVGRIWVAYWMAPVPNQMSLWPNFRSPLLWDVFAVSTYFTASFLFWYTGLIPDLATLRDRATGRLRKIIFGIFSLGWRGGNRQWKHYELTYLILAGISTPLVLSVHSVVSTDFAVSLLPGWHTTIFPPYFVAGAIFSGFAMVVTLGIIARKIFMLEDFITVNHLEKMAKIMMVT, from the coding sequence GTGAAAAACGCTGCCGAAAATTTGCCTCGTTCTTATGTCGATGAACCTCCGCTGATATCCGGAAATCAGACTTTCGGGACGGTGACCGATAAGATCAGTCGGATAGTCGAGCATAAAGTATCAAAATATTGGTACCTGGCCATAGCTATAAGCGGTTCGCTAACGCTGGTCCTGCTGGGTTCGATCGGCTATCTGGTCTGGGAGGGGATCGGCATCTGGGGTGTCAATATTCCGGTCGGCTGGGGATGGGCGATAGTCAATTTCGTATTCTGGGTGGGTATCGGGCATGCCGGGACTTTGATATCGGCCATCCTGTTTCTGTTGCGGCAGCGGTGGCGGACCTCAATCAATCGGTTTGCCGAGGCGATGACTCTTTTTGCCATTCTGTGCGCTCTGATATTCCCCGGAATTCATGTCGGACGAATCTGGGTCGCCTACTGGATGGCCCCGGTACCCAACCAGATGTCGTTGTGGCCCAATTTCCGGAGCCCGCTCCTGTGGGATGTCTTTGCCGTCAGCACCTATTTTACCGCCTCTTTTCTTTTCTGGTATACCGGTCTGATTCCCGATCTGGCAACTCTACGCGACAGGGCGACCGGGAGGTTGAGAAAAATAATTTTCGGCATCTTTTCTCTGGGCTGGCGGGGGGGAAATCGCCAGTGGAAGCATTATGAGCTTACTTATCTGATACTGGCGGGAATTTCCACGCCTCTGGTGCTCTCGGTTCATAGCGTGGTAAGTACCGATTTTGCGGTCAGCCTTCTTCCCGGCTGGCACACAACTATTTTCCCGCCCTATTTTGTGGCCGGAGCCATTTTCTCGGGATTTGCCATGGTTGTGACTCTGGGCATAATCGCGCGAAAAATTTTCATGCTTGAAGATTTTATCACCGTCAATCATCTGGAAAAAATGGCCAAGATCATGATGGTGAC
- a CDS encoding TAT-variant-translocated molybdopterin oxidoreductase, producing the protein MSDKLKYDGKRYWRNLTQSADKPESMEALHREFPEHAWEKDNSISRRNFLSLMGASLALAGLAGCRRPVDKIIPYVNQPEEVIPGVPRHYATTMPIGLDSYGLLVECHEGRPTKIEGNPLHPSSLGTADAMMQASILGLYDPDRSKRVLYRGNEREWTDFVLFWREQYEKYRQVRGEGLAILSQSFSSPTLKALKTEILSEFNLASFVVWDPVSDENILRAIEGSTGLPIRPVYHYNRATVILSLDSDFLQTESQNLTAARGFADGRRLSSEKDNMNRLYAVESTYSVTGGMADHRFRLPGRHIGPFAVALAQELNALGLNLNIDTKAAYPEGIFDKKWINVVARDLLSAGKSSLIIAGRRQPSYVHALIMAINDALGAIGNTVTYRKAADAEVPNTDDLAVLVEKMNRGNISTLIILEGNPVYNAPSDLKFAEALKKVEHTIHLSLYNDETSQGVEWHIPETHYLESWGDARAVKGTLSVIQPMIEPLYGGHSYLEMLNLIATGRDQRGYDLIRERWKGYMGTPSFDKYWKEILCDGVLTSAALPLRATMIDDINLNRTTASTGPGNESIDYDNPEVVFASAALLSDRQAVDNGRRKESYDSILMNTHQANTYYPTAIKIDYDYLNRAINSSIPAYKAIDSNNLEVIFASSPHLFDGRFANNGWLQELPDAVTKITWDNPALISPRTAKELNLENGDMVRLDYQGHSLEMPVWIVPGQADYSVILILGYGRKAAGKVGDNVGFDTYKLRTSDAKDFGEGLEIIKTGQTYKLAVTQEHQSMEGRPLVREATLDEYRRQPDFAPQMVKHAAIESIFTEHKYDRGYQWGMAIDLNACIGCNACTIACQSENNIPIVGKEQVARGREMHWIRNDRYFVGDIDSPEMVHQPIACQHCENAPCETVCPVAATVHDREGLNVMTYNRCIGTRYCSNNCPYKVRRFNFFNYTNKLSETIKMAQNPDVTVRSRGVMEKCTFCVQRISHAKARAKLEGREVRDGELVTACQQTCPSRAIVFGNINDPESEIAQIKKQNCNYQILAEFNTRPRNSYLARIRNPHPELENYKPITG; encoded by the coding sequence ATGAGTGATAAATTGAAATACGACGGGAAAAGATACTGGCGGAATCTGACGCAATCAGCCGACAAGCCGGAATCTATGGAGGCCTTGCACCGGGAATTCCCGGAACACGCATGGGAAAAAGATAATTCCATTTCGCGGCGGAATTTTCTTTCTCTGATGGGCGCTTCTCTGGCTCTGGCCGGTCTGGCCGGATGCCGTCGCCCGGTGGATAAAATAATTCCTTACGTGAATCAACCCGAAGAGGTTATTCCCGGCGTGCCCCGGCATTATGCCACGACCATGCCGATTGGTCTGGATTCTTATGGATTGCTGGTTGAATGTCACGAGGGCCGGCCGACCAAAATAGAAGGAAATCCTTTACATCCGTCATCACTTGGGACCGCCGATGCAATGATGCAGGCCTCGATACTTGGGCTATATGATCCGGACCGTTCAAAAAGAGTTCTTTATCGCGGGAACGAACGCGAATGGACAGATTTCGTTTTGTTCTGGCGGGAGCAATATGAAAAATACCGGCAAGTGCGAGGGGAAGGCCTGGCGATCTTATCGCAATCATTTTCATCGCCCACACTGAAGGCGCTCAAAACAGAAATTCTTTCTGAATTTAATCTGGCATCCTTCGTGGTTTGGGATCCGGTCAGCGATGAGAATATTCTCCGGGCTATAGAAGGCAGTACCGGTTTGCCCATCCGGCCGGTTTATCATTATAACCGGGCCACGGTGATTCTCTCATTGGATTCCGATTTTCTACAAACCGAAAGCCAGAATCTTACGGCCGCCCGGGGTTTCGCCGATGGACGCCGCTTGAGTTCCGAGAAAGACAATATGAACCGGCTTTATGCGGTGGAGAGCACTTATTCTGTCACCGGAGGAATGGCGGATCATCGCTTTCGGCTGCCCGGTCGGCATATCGGCCCGTTTGCGGTGGCCCTGGCGCAGGAACTCAATGCACTTGGTCTGAATCTTAATATTGATACCAAAGCGGCCTACCCGGAGGGCATTTTTGATAAAAAGTGGATAAACGTGGTTGCCCGGGATTTGCTCTCGGCGGGTAAATCGAGTCTGATAATCGCGGGGCGTCGTCAGCCTTCTTATGTCCATGCTCTGATAATGGCCATCAATGACGCTCTGGGCGCAATTGGAAATACGGTCACCTATCGTAAGGCGGCCGATGCGGAGGTTCCAAATACCGATGATTTGGCAGTTTTAGTCGAAAAAATGAATCGGGGCAATATCTCGACATTAATTATCCTTGAAGGCAATCCGGTCTATAATGCTCCGTCAGATTTGAAATTTGCCGAAGCTTTAAAGAAAGTAGAGCATACCATTCATCTGAGTCTCTATAATGATGAGACATCCCAAGGGGTCGAATGGCATATCCCGGAAACGCATTATCTTGAGTCCTGGGGTGATGCCCGAGCGGTCAAGGGAACTTTAAGTGTTATCCAGCCGATGATTGAGCCTCTTTACGGAGGACACAGCTATCTGGAAATGTTAAACCTCATTGCCACCGGCCGGGATCAGCGCGGGTATGATTTGATCCGGGAACGATGGAAAGGATATATGGGAACCCCGAGTTTTGACAAATATTGGAAAGAAATTCTCTGTGACGGGGTTCTGACATCGGCGGCATTGCCATTGAGGGCGACTATGATTGATGACATCAATTTGAACCGGACGACTGCTTCAACCGGACCGGGAAATGAGTCCATTGATTATGACAATCCAGAGGTGGTTTTTGCCAGCGCGGCCCTTTTATCCGATAGGCAGGCTGTCGATAATGGCCGGCGGAAAGAATCTTATGACTCAATCTTAATGAATACGCATCAGGCCAATACCTATTACCCGACTGCGATTAAAATTGATTACGATTATCTGAACAGAGCTATTAATTCATCTATACCGGCCTATAAAGCAATCGATTCCAATAACTTGGAAGTGATTTTTGCATCCTCTCCACATCTGTTCGACGGCCGCTTTGCCAATAACGGCTGGTTGCAGGAACTTCCCGATGCCGTTACAAAAATTACGTGGGATAATCCGGCCTTAATAAGTCCGCGAACGGCCAAAGAATTGAATCTTGAAAATGGCGATATGGTCAGGCTGGATTACCAGGGGCACTCTCTGGAGATGCCGGTATGGATCGTACCAGGGCAGGCGGATTATTCGGTGATTCTAATACTCGGTTACGGTCGAAAAGCCGCGGGAAAAGTCGGCGACAATGTCGGTTTCGACACATATAAATTGAGAACCTCCGACGCCAAAGATTTTGGGGAGGGCCTGGAAATAATCAAAACCGGGCAGACTTATAAGCTGGCCGTGACTCAGGAGCATCAGAGCATGGAGGGGAGGCCATTGGTGCGGGAAGCAACTCTCGATGAATACCGTCGTCAGCCGGATTTTGCACCTCAGATGGTCAAGCATGCGGCGATTGAATCGATTTTCACCGAACATAAATATGACCGGGGTTATCAATGGGGCATGGCAATAGATCTCAATGCCTGTATTGGATGCAATGCCTGCACCATTGCCTGCCAGAGCGAAAACAATATTCCGATTGTCGGCAAGGAGCAGGTGGCACGGGGAAGAGAAATGCACTGGATAAGAAACGACCGCTATTTCGTGGGGGATATCGATTCCCCGGAAATGGTTCATCAGCCGATCGCCTGCCAGCACTGCGAAAACGCTCCCTGCGAGACAGTTTGTCCGGTGGCGGCTACGGTGCATGACAGGGAAGGACTTAATGTGATGACCTACAACCGGTGCATCGGAACCCGATACTGCTCCAATAATTGCCCTTATAAAGTGCGCCGGTTCAATTTCTTCAATTATACCAACAAATTATCCGAAACCATAAAAATGGCGCAAAATCCGGATGTAACGGTCCGTTCCCGCGGCGTGATGGAAAAATGCACTTTCTGTGTCCAGCGTATCAGTCATGCCAAAGCCAGAGCCAAATTGGAGGGGAGAGAGGTTCGCGATGGGGAACTGGTTACGGCCTGCCAGCAAACCTGTCCGTCCCGGGCGATTGTTTTTGGAAATATCAACGATCCCGAAAGCGAAATAGCGCAAATAAAAAAGCAGAATTGTAATTACCAGATTCTGGCCGAATTTAATACAAGGCCGCGCAATTCATATCTGGCGCGGATCCGCAACCCGCATCCGGAACTGGAGAATTATAAACCTATTACAGGTTAG
- a CDS encoding heme o synthase, protein MASVMRNNQMSYLKPVKSLAESEPIPSPGSGGAILKHPGILILCRSRLIAYFQMTKPSIMLLVLITAAAALLIEGTLTAYPGKFTLFFTGLFLSGGAANSLNQYFERDIDARMSRTRCRRPLPSGKISPSEALILSIVLGISGVTILGMFFNWLTGILSLVTILFYSLFYTLYLKPTTPYNIVVGGIAGAMAPLGAWLAATGGIAVFPCLLTLIIILWTPPHFWALSLCFQDDYRASGYPMLPLVKGAEATLKQIQYYAVALLPGSLIPLMVGSGWFYLIAAVFLGLIFIKKTNMARKEMTYESYWSIFKFSIFYLIALCAAMVIDRFL, encoded by the coding sequence ATGGCATCCGTTATGCGCAATAATCAGATGAGCTATCTTAAACCAGTAAAATCACTTGCAGAGTCGGAGCCTATTCCGTCTCCGGGCTCGGGGGGGGCTATTCTCAAGCATCCGGGTATTCTTATCCTTTGCCGATCCCGCCTGATAGCTTATTTCCAAATGACCAAACCCTCCATTATGCTGTTGGTCCTGATTACCGCCGCGGCAGCCCTTCTCATTGAGGGAACCCTGACAGCCTATCCCGGAAAATTCACACTTTTTTTTACAGGTTTATTTCTGTCCGGCGGCGCGGCCAATTCGCTGAATCAGTACTTTGAAAGAGACATTGACGCCCGGATGAGTCGCACCCGGTGCCGCCGACCGCTTCCTTCGGGGAAGATTTCTCCTTCCGAGGCTTTGATTTTATCTATTGTCCTCGGCATCTCGGGCGTGACAATTCTTGGGATGTTTTTCAACTGGCTGACGGGGATTCTTTCGCTGGTCACAATATTATTTTATTCCCTCTTCTATACGCTGTATCTCAAACCGACCACACCTTATAATATAGTGGTCGGGGGAATTGCCGGAGCCATGGCTCCGCTCGGCGCCTGGCTGGCTGCAACCGGCGGCATAGCGGTTTTCCCCTGCTTATTGACTCTGATAATTATCCTCTGGACGCCGCCCCATTTCTGGGCGCTATCTTTGTGTTTCCAGGATGATTATCGGGCCTCGGGATACCCCATGCTTCCATTGGTAAAAGGCGCTGAAGCAACTTTGAAGCAGATTCAATATTATGCGGTGGCTTTGCTACCGGGAAGCTTGATTCCGCTGATGGTCGGGTCCGGATGGTTTTACCTGATCGCGGCCGTTTTTCTGGGTTTGATTTTTATCAAAAAGACAAATATGGCGCGAAAAGAAATGACTTATGAATCGTATTGGAGTATTTTTAAATTCTCGATATTCTATCTGATTGCATTGTGCGCGGCAATGGTTATAGACAGATTTTTATGA
- a CDS encoding CBS domain-containing protein, producing the protein MLLRNVLQGRPQQLLTLAPAAPIEEVMGLFVDKNLCCLPVVEAEGKPVGMIKGLDILSAIRRAKGDYTGLKVKDVMRAISVEGKLDDDTAFIANLMEKKNICHIPVVKGEKMVGFFSLQDIYRMRMEDMEAEIHTLTDMLNKRDKSGDYDSFA; encoded by the coding sequence ATGCTTCTCAGAAATGTTCTCCAGGGCAGGCCGCAACAACTCCTCACGCTAGCTCCGGCGGCTCCCATCGAGGAGGTTATGGGCCTATTTGTCGACAAGAATCTTTGCTGTCTCCCGGTGGTCGAGGCAGAGGGGAAACCGGTCGGGATGATCAAAGGTCTGGATATTCTCTCGGCGATTCGCCGGGCCAAGGGTGATTACACGGGGTTGAAGGTCAAAGATGTCATGCGGGCCATTTCTGTCGAGGGAAAGCTGGATGACGACACCGCCTTTATCGCCAATCTTATGGAGAAGAAGAATATCTGCCATATCCCGGTTGTCAAAGGTGAGAAAATGGTCGGGTTCTTTTCTCTGCAGGATATCTATCGCATGAGAATGGAGGATATGGAGGCCGAGATACACACTCTCACCGATATGCTGAACAAGCGGGACAAGTCAGGAGATTACGACTCTTTCGCGTAG